The following are encoded in a window of Leptospiraceae bacterium genomic DNA:
- a CDS encoding IS91 family transposase, translated as METSQQEEMLVRKRILEVAEVFRKNEKEFFSVYGNSLTRNEVKAYYAIRNCRTETLGGHVDKCSHCGFEKNSYNSCRNRHCPKCQFLRKEKWLVKENKNILPVKYFHVVFTLPSELNSLILNNKKIFYSLLFKTVSDTLRKVSKNKKYLNCIPGFLSILHTWGQTLSYHPHIHVLITGGGISADKGKWIDSRDKFFLPIPVLSKLFQRLFLFHLKKYYHGSYLTIPKSCEELNDPSHFQRFLTNLYSKKWIVYTEQPFENPDSVIKYLGRYTHRIAISNQRILEITKNTVTFRYKDYADNDKLKTMTLPCVEFIRRFLMHILPLGFVKIRHYGIIANRSRKDSLELCKSLLKKLNRSLNQKSTPEEWKDILASMIKKILLCSVCKIGSFVSISLIQKQVRPP; from the coding sequence ATGGAAACATCACAACAAGAAGAGATGTTGGTCAGAAAGAGGATACTGGAAGTAGCTGAAGTTTTTCGAAAAAATGAAAAAGAATTCTTTTCTGTCTATGGAAATTCCTTAACTCGAAACGAGGTAAAAGCGTATTATGCGATCAGGAATTGCAGAACAGAGACGCTAGGTGGTCACGTAGATAAATGTAGTCACTGTGGATTCGAAAAGAATTCCTACAATTCCTGTCGTAATAGGCATTGTCCCAAATGTCAGTTTTTAAGAAAAGAGAAATGGTTAGTTAAAGAGAATAAGAATATTTTACCTGTGAAATATTTTCATGTTGTATTTACTCTTCCCAGTGAATTAAACTCACTCATATTAAATAACAAAAAGATATTCTATTCTCTTTTATTTAAAACTGTCTCGGATACTTTAAGAAAGGTAAGTAAAAATAAAAAGTATCTAAATTGTATTCCTGGTTTTCTATCTATACTGCATACATGGGGACAGACTTTATCCTATCATCCACATATTCATGTTCTAATCACAGGAGGCGGAATTTCTGCGGATAAAGGCAAATGGATCGATTCAAGAGATAAATTCTTTCTGCCGATTCCCGTTCTATCAAAACTATTTCAGAGATTATTTTTATTTCATTTAAAAAAATACTATCATGGAAGTTATCTTACTATTCCCAAAAGTTGTGAAGAATTAAATGACCCGTCTCATTTTCAAAGATTTTTAACAAACCTCTATTCTAAAAAATGGATCGTATATACAGAACAACCTTTCGAAAATCCTGACTCCGTAATTAAATACCTCGGACGTTATACACACAGGATAGCAATCAGTAACCAGAGAATATTAGAAATCACAAAAAATACCGTAACATTCAGATACAAAGATTATGCGGATAATGACAAACTCAAAACAATGACTCTACCATGTGTAGAGTTTATTCGGCGCTTTCTTATGCATATCCTACCATTAGGGTTCGTTAAAATCAGACATTACGGAATCATCGCAAACCGATCTCGCAAAGACTCTCTCGAATTATGCAAGTCACTTCTTAAAAAACTAAATCGTTCTTTAAATCAGAAGTCTACACCGGAAGAATGGAAAGATATTCTTGCGTCCATGATCAAAAAGATTCTCCTATGTAGCGTATGTAAAATTGGCTCTTTCGTATCCATTAGCCTCATCCAAAAACAAGTCCGACCTCCCTAG
- a CDS encoding tyrosine-type recombinase/integrase, with protein MTKNASVHTLRHSFATHLLEAGVNMHHIQLLLGHFSPQATYIYLHVRRYDLMNIKSPLDTYDYNILTNPLQTGGLANGNITTRRDVGQKEDTGSS; from the coding sequence ATAACAAAGAATGCCTCTGTCCATACTCTAAGACACTCTTTTGCAACACATCTTCTTGAAGCAGGGGTTAATATGCATCATATTCAACTTCTACTCGGACATTTTTCTCCTCAGGCTACATATATTTATTTACATGTCAGACGATACGATTTAATGAATATTAAGAGTCCCTTAGATACATACGATTACAATATTTTAACCAATCCTTTACAGACGGGAGGTCTGGCAAATGGAAACATCACAACAAGAAGAGATGTTGGTCAGAAAGAGGATACTGGAAGTAGCTGA
- a CDS encoding tyrosine-type recombinase/integrase yields MINAEWVVKDIAKYKRPKSKPVVLSKSEVEAILNLTWNIKHKTILTLIYSAGLRVSEAAKLKVNQIDPDRMQIFVKDGKGGTDRYALLSPTTLKLLRDYIQEYKPVDYLFYARDKNKMKCFSVRSIQRAFKDALLKRG; encoded by the coding sequence GTGATTAATGCAGAATGGGTTGTGAAAGATATTGCTAAATACAAACGTCCCAAGAGTAAACCGGTTGTGTTAAGTAAATCAGAAGTGGAGGCTATTTTGAATTTAACCTGGAATATAAAGCACAAGACTATACTCACTCTCATCTATTCAGCAGGACTTCGAGTCAGTGAAGCAGCTAAGTTAAAGGTCAATCAAATAGACCCAGACAGAATGCAGATATTTGTCAAAGATGGAAAAGGTGGAACAGATCGTTATGCGCTATTGTCTCCCACTACTTTGAAATTGTTACGAGATTACATACAAGAATATAAGCCTGTCGATTACCTATTTTACGCAAGAGATAAAAACAAGATGAAATGCTTTTCTGTTCGTTCAATACAGCGTGCATTTAAGGATGCTCTTTTAAAGCGGGGATAA
- a CDS encoding phage integrase N-terminal SAM-like domain-containing protein, whose translation MSLLREKMIRELKLKTMSEKTIKSYVSYVNYLAKYYKKSPDKINREEVKNYLYHLRVNKQLSANTLNVVHSAIRFFTSM comes from the coding sequence ATGAGCCTGCTGAGAGAGAAAATGATTCGAGAATTAAAGCTCAAGACCATGAGCGAAAAAACGATAAAGAGTTACGTTTCGTATGTAAATTATCTGGCAAAGTATTACAAAAAATCTCCAGATAAAATAAATCGAGAAGAAGTAAAGAATTATCTTTACCATTTAAGAGTTAATAAACAATTATCCGCTAATACATTGAATGTTGTCCATAGTGCGATACGATTTTTTACATCTATGTGA